One Suricata suricatta isolate VVHF042 chromosome X, meerkat_22Aug2017_6uvM2_HiC, whole genome shotgun sequence genomic region harbors:
- the LOC115284052 gene encoding sperm protein associated with the nucleus on the X chromosome N3 — protein sequence MAEVTEAMEDSSLDTDGEADDLVEQPLTVDVGKDTPRQSNLDQEAETSDLTEQTLGVKGKKKTPGQTKDQENEKVKKILRKVKLVLEQSMERRRRGRKSTIIVFWYRRGKKNTNQENENEEDQSPTPSTSACVPGDRQLEESVPSPENALEN from the exons ATGGCAGAGGTTACTGAGGCCATGGAGGACTCCAGCTTGGATACAGATGGAGAAGCTGATGACCTGGTGGAACAACCTCTGACCGTCGACGTGGGGAAGGATACCCCACGTCAGTCCAACTTGGATCAAGAAGCAGAGACTTCTGACCTGACAGAGCAAACTCTGGGCgtcaaggggaagaagaagacCCCGGGTCAAACCAAGgaccaagagaatgaaaag GTGAAGAAAATACTCAGGAAGGTTAAATTAGTTCTTGAACAGAGTATGGAGAGGcgcaggagagggagaaagtcAACAATAATAGTCTTTTGGTACAGGCGTGgtaaaaagaatacaaatcaagaaaatgagaatgaggaAGACCAGTCTCCCACTCCATCTACTTCCGCGTGTGTACCAGGAGACAGACAGCTTGAAGAATCTGTTCCTTCTCCAGAAAATGCTCTGGAGAATTAG